The Fulvia fulva chromosome 6, complete sequence genome includes a window with the following:
- a CDS encoding Adiponectin receptor protein yields PKVSWRDEELVEGAEPIRLSVLAFRTTWTFGERSEAGFLALPSYFYSNIFPTQPTARIANLVVVTIFCYGAAICFVLSATRVHTFCTVANYWNKLDYLGILLLMWGASVPTIYYGFTCNPQLQKLYWTTTTATAVGCTVLTLNPIFSPLAFRRWRAAFYASFGLSSLVFIMHGILLHGLAVQISRMSLASMGWMGTANLVGAAIYAARVCTASRLGHHSLLTAADSREVGTCPVRHVRGEPSDTARCSHSGGVYSLLWGGRGLFNSACSAKCMFPQVKNGLSSWRTRSIENRRCFDIGTRGTRPRLLYCFTYMAHRASGSGRPYVHLYR; encoded by the exons CCAAAGGTTTCGTGGAGAGACGAAGAGCTCGTGGAAGGAGCGGAACCTATAAGATTGTCTGTTCTTGCGTTTAGAACTACCTGGACCTTCGGGGAGAGGTCCGAAG CCGGCTTCTTAGCCCTCCCCTCGTATTTTTACAGTAACATTTTCCCTACACAGCCTACTGCTAGGATTGCTAATCTAGTAGTCGTTACGATTTTTTGTTACGGGGCAGCGATATGCTTTGTTCTCTCCGCAACGCGAGTTCACACATT TTGCACTGTGGCCAATTACTGGAACAAGCTGGACTATTTAGGCATACTCCTCTTGATGTGGGGTGCTAGCGTTCCAACAATCTACTATGGGTTTACGTGCAACCCACAGCTGCAAAAGCTATACTGGACAACG ACGACAGCCACTGCGGTAGGCTGCACAGTACTGACCCTTAATCCGATCTTTAGTCCACTAGCGTTCCGACGCTGGCGTGCAGCATTCTATGCCAGTTTTGGATTGAGCTCCCTGGTCTTCATAATGCACGGCATTCTTCTACATGGGTTGGCGGTGCAGATATCGCGAATGTCGCTGGCGTCGATGGGTTGGATGGGAACCGCCAATCTCGTTGGTGCTGCCATATATGCAGCTAGGGTATGCACGGCTAGCCGCCTTGGGCATCACTCGTTGCTTACTGCCGCAGATTCTAGAGAGGTGGGCACCTGTCCGGTTCGACATGTTCGGGGCGAGCCATCAGATACTGCACGTTGCAGTCATAGTGGCGGCGTGTATTCACTTCTGTGGGGTGGCCGAGGCCTTTTCAACAGTGCATGCTCCGCTAAATGCATGTTTCCACAAGTCAAGAACGGACTTTCGAGCTGGAGAACTAGAAGCATCGAAAATAGACGATGTTTCGATATAGGCACTCGCGGCACTCGTCCACGGTTACTGTATTGCTTTACGTACATGGCTCATCGAGCCTCAGGATCTGGCAGACCTTATGTTCATCTTTACAGGTAA